One segment of Cervus canadensis isolate Bull #8, Minnesota chromosome 32, ASM1932006v1, whole genome shotgun sequence DNA contains the following:
- the PGAP6 gene encoding post-GPI attachment to proteins factor 6 isoform X5 yields MLQGNASVNVSYPAPGDWFVAAHLPPSSHKIEVKDFIPTCAYIFQPDMLVVRVVEMSILEPDVPLPLVLLSQPSYLKVFVPKHTQELRLELQGCVSNGSLGCPVHLTVGSATLPGNFQKVLTCSDPTMACRLLLPSPPWERWLQVTAKSLAGPRVLVTFSAVAALTACRPWTVNLQHPLQSSPNQSSNASTGPPPPSPNTQDLDQSGEAGSGPFCLRSFPVLREDMDVVSVRFRPLDRVSVLVQSDMPSVMQLYLNTGMDSGGSLSISVNINQTVIADNTSVVACVTAGSPFLSFNTSLNCTTAFFQGYPLSLSASSPTANLSIPYPETDNWYLSLQVLCPERPEECVQASVLVDTTLYLVPCLNDCGPYGQCLLLRRHGYLYAGCSCRAGWRGWSCTDNSTAQTVAQQKVATLLLTLSNLVFLAPIAISAQRRLLLEASVYAYTMFFSTFYHACDQPGDAVLCILNYDALQYCDFLGSGVSVWVTVLCMARLKASLKYVLFMLGTLIFAMSLQLDRRAAWNTMGPCLFAIVVMVTMWVYRCGRRRHCYPPSWQRWVFYLLPGFSLAALALTIYTSMMTSENYYYTHSIWHMLLAGSAAFLLPPRDQHTEPWACAQKLTCHYEICKNHRDELYTVT; encoded by the exons ATGCTGCAGGGCAACGCCTCCGTCAATGTCTCCTACCCAGCACCTGGGGACTGGTTTGTGGCCGCCCACCTGCCCCCCTCCTCCCATAAGATTGAGGTGAAG GACTTTATTCCCACCTGTGCCTACATCTTCCAGCCGGACATGCTGGTCGTGCGAGTGGTTGAGATGTCCATCCTGGAACCTGACGTGCCCCTCCCCCTGGTcctcctctcccagcccagcTACCTCAA AGTCTTCGTCCCCAAGCACACCCAGGAGCTGCGGCTGGAGCTGCAGGGCTGTGTGTCCAATGGGAGCCTGGGCTGCCCTGTGCACCTCACTGTGGGCTCGGCCACCCTGCCGGGAAACTTCCAGAAGGTGCTCACTTGTAGCGACCCCACCATGGCCTGCCGCCTGCTGCTGCCCTCACCACCCTGGGAACGGTGGCTGCAAGTGACGGCCAAGAGCCTGGCGGGGCCCCGCGTGTTGGTGACGTTTAGTGCTGTGGCTGCCCTCACAG CCTGCAGACCGTGGACTGTGAACCTCCAGCACCCTCTGCAGAGCAGCCCGAACCAGAGCAGCAACGCCTCCACGGGCCCGCCGCCCCCGAGCCCCAACACCCAGGACCTGGACCAGAGCGGCGAGGCGGGCAGTGGCCCCTTTTGCCTCAGGAGCTTCCCCGTCCTGCGGGAAGACATGGACGTGGTGTCCGTGCGCTTCCGGCCCCTGGACAGGGTCTCGGTGCTCGTGCAGTCGGACATGCCCTCGGTGATGCAACTGTACCTCAACACGGGCATGGACAGTGGGGGCTCCCTCAGCATCTCCGTGAACATCAATCAG ACCGTGATTGCCGACAACACCTCGGTGGTGGCCTGTGTGACCGCCGGCTCGCCCTTCCTCAGCTTCAACACTTCGCTCAACTGCACCACAG CCTTCTTCCAGGGCTACCCCCTGTCCCTGAGTGCCTCGTCTCCCACGGCCAACCTCAGCATCCCCTACCCAGAGACAGACAACTGGTACCTCTCCTTGCAGGTCCTCTGCCCCGAGAGGCCTGA GGAGTGCGTGCAGGCCTCGGTCCTCGTGGACACCACCTTGTACTTGGTGCCTTGCCTGAACGACTGCGGACCCTATGGCCAGTGCCTTCTGCTGCGTAGACACGGCTACCTGTATGCAGGCTGCAGCTGCAGGGCAG GCTGGCGTGGATGGAGCTGCACGGACAACAGCACAGCCCAGACTGTGGCCCAGCAGAAGGTAGCCACCCTCCTGCTCACCCTGAGCAACCTCGTGTTCCTGGCCCCCATCGCCATCTCCGCGCAGCGCCGCCTCCTGCTGGAGGCCTCGGTCTACGCCTACACCATGTTCTTCTCCACG TTCTACCACGCCTGCGATCAGCCGGGCGACGCTGTGCTCTGCATCCTCAACTACGACGCGCTGCAGTACTGCGacttcctgggctctggagtgtCCGTCTGGGTCACCGTCCTCTGCATGGCCCGGCTGAAGGCGTCCCTGAAATAC GTCCTCTTTATGCTGGGCACTCTGATCTTCGCCATGTCCTTGCAGCTGGACCGCAGGGCCGCCTGGAACACGATGGGGCCTTGCCTCTTTGCCATCGTGGTCATGGTTACCATGTGG GTGTACCGCTGCGGGCGCCGGCGACACTGCTACCCCCCCTCCTGGCAGCGCTGGGTCTTCTACCTCCTGCCCGGCTTCTCCCTGGCTGCCCTGGCCCTCACCATCTATACTTCCATGATGACCAGCGAAAACTATTACTACACCCACAGCATCTGGCACATGCTGCTGGCAGGGAGCGCAGCCTTCTTGCTGCCGCCAAGGGACCAGCACACCGAGCCCTGGGCCTGCGCCCAGAAGCTCACCTGCCACTATGAAATCTGCAAGAACCACCGGGATGAGCTGTACACAGTGACGTGA
- the PGAP6 gene encoding post-GPI attachment to proteins factor 6 isoform X4, which yields MRGAGTGTGGAAVAVVMSLLLLLLSRSPPAAAGDGRKSDSRLVSEQFSQAPQKLAFYSWYGSARLFHFRVPPDTVLLRWLLQVTQGSGSTCNNVETTVYFRYGAPPVINPLGTSFANSTSVQPSFLLKMLQGNASVNVSYPAPGDWFVAAHLPPSSHKIEVKDFIPTCAYIFQPDMLVVRVVEMSILEPDVPLPLVLLSQPSYLKVFVPKHTQELRLELQGCVSNGSLGCPVHLTVGSATLPGNFQKVLTCSDPTMACRLLLPSPPWERWLQVTAKSLAGPRVLVTFSAVAALTACRPWTVNLQHPLQSSPNQSSNASTGPPPPSPNTQDLDQSGEAGSGPFCLRSFPVLREDMDVVSVRFRPLDRVSVLVQSDMPSVMQLYLNTGMDSGGSLSISVNINQTVIADNTSVVACVTAGSPFLSFNTSLNCTTAFFQGYPLSLSASSPTANLSIPYPETDNWYLSLQVLCPERPEECVQASVLVDTTLYLVPCLNDCGPYGQCLLLRRHGYLYAGCSCRAGWRGWSCTDNSTAQTVAQQKVATLLLTLSNLVFLAPIAISAQRRLLLEASVYAYTMFFSTFYHACDQPGDAVLCILNYDALQYCDFLGSGVSVWVTVLCMARLKASLKYVLFMLGTLIFAMSLQLDRRAAWNTMGPCLFAIVVMVTMWVYRCGRRRHCYPPSWQRWVFYLLPGFSLAALALTIYTSMMTSENYYYTHSIWHMLLAGSAAFLLPPRDQHTEPWACAQKLTCHYEICKNHRDELYTVT from the exons ACTCCAGGCTGGTGTCAGAGCAGTTTTCCCAGGCCCCGCAGAAGCTGGCCTTCTACAGCTGGTACGGCAGCGCCCGGCTCTTCCACTTCCGTGTGCCCCCGGACACGGTGCTGCTGCGCTGGCTGCTGCAGGTCACCCAGGGCAGCGGCTCCACCTGCAACAACGTGGAGACCACCGT gtATTTCCGCTATGGCGCCCCTCCTGTGATCAACCCACTGGGCACCAGCTTCGCCAACAGTACCTCGGTGcagccctccttcctcctcaaaATGCTGCAGGGCAACGCCTCCGTCAATGTCTCCTACCCAGCACCTGGGGACTGGTTTGTGGCCGCCCACCTGCCCCCCTCCTCCCATAAGATTGAGGTGAAG GACTTTATTCCCACCTGTGCCTACATCTTCCAGCCGGACATGCTGGTCGTGCGAGTGGTTGAGATGTCCATCCTGGAACCTGACGTGCCCCTCCCCCTGGTcctcctctcccagcccagcTACCTCAA AGTCTTCGTCCCCAAGCACACCCAGGAGCTGCGGCTGGAGCTGCAGGGCTGTGTGTCCAATGGGAGCCTGGGCTGCCCTGTGCACCTCACTGTGGGCTCGGCCACCCTGCCGGGAAACTTCCAGAAGGTGCTCACTTGTAGCGACCCCACCATGGCCTGCCGCCTGCTGCTGCCCTCACCACCCTGGGAACGGTGGCTGCAAGTGACGGCCAAGAGCCTGGCGGGGCCCCGCGTGTTGGTGACGTTTAGTGCTGTGGCTGCCCTCACAG CCTGCAGACCGTGGACTGTGAACCTCCAGCACCCTCTGCAGAGCAGCCCGAACCAGAGCAGCAACGCCTCCACGGGCCCGCCGCCCCCGAGCCCCAACACCCAGGACCTGGACCAGAGCGGCGAGGCGGGCAGTGGCCCCTTTTGCCTCAGGAGCTTCCCCGTCCTGCGGGAAGACATGGACGTGGTGTCCGTGCGCTTCCGGCCCCTGGACAGGGTCTCGGTGCTCGTGCAGTCGGACATGCCCTCGGTGATGCAACTGTACCTCAACACGGGCATGGACAGTGGGGGCTCCCTCAGCATCTCCGTGAACATCAATCAG ACCGTGATTGCCGACAACACCTCGGTGGTGGCCTGTGTGACCGCCGGCTCGCCCTTCCTCAGCTTCAACACTTCGCTCAACTGCACCACAG CCTTCTTCCAGGGCTACCCCCTGTCCCTGAGTGCCTCGTCTCCCACGGCCAACCTCAGCATCCCCTACCCAGAGACAGACAACTGGTACCTCTCCTTGCAGGTCCTCTGCCCCGAGAGGCCTGA GGAGTGCGTGCAGGCCTCGGTCCTCGTGGACACCACCTTGTACTTGGTGCCTTGCCTGAACGACTGCGGACCCTATGGCCAGTGCCTTCTGCTGCGTAGACACGGCTACCTGTATGCAGGCTGCAGCTGCAGGGCAG GCTGGCGTGGATGGAGCTGCACGGACAACAGCACAGCCCAGACTGTGGCCCAGCAGAAGGTAGCCACCCTCCTGCTCACCCTGAGCAACCTCGTGTTCCTGGCCCCCATCGCCATCTCCGCGCAGCGCCGCCTCCTGCTGGAGGCCTCGGTCTACGCCTACACCATGTTCTTCTCCACG TTCTACCACGCCTGCGATCAGCCGGGCGACGCTGTGCTCTGCATCCTCAACTACGACGCGCTGCAGTACTGCGacttcctgggctctggagtgtCCGTCTGGGTCACCGTCCTCTGCATGGCCCGGCTGAAGGCGTCCCTGAAATAC GTCCTCTTTATGCTGGGCACTCTGATCTTCGCCATGTCCTTGCAGCTGGACCGCAGGGCCGCCTGGAACACGATGGGGCCTTGCCTCTTTGCCATCGTGGTCATGGTTACCATGTGG GTGTACCGCTGCGGGCGCCGGCGACACTGCTACCCCCCCTCCTGGCAGCGCTGGGTCTTCTACCTCCTGCCCGGCTTCTCCCTGGCTGCCCTGGCCCTCACCATCTATACTTCCATGATGACCAGCGAAAACTATTACTACACCCACAGCATCTGGCACATGCTGCTGGCAGGGAGCGCAGCCTTCTTGCTGCCGCCAAGGGACCAGCACACCGAGCCCTGGGCCTGCGCCCAGAAGCTCACCTGCCACTATGAAATCTGCAAGAACCACCGGGATGAGCTGTACACAGTGACGTGA